From Lucilia cuprina isolate Lc7/37 chromosome 4, ASM2204524v1, whole genome shotgun sequence:
TTAGTTTCAGGATTTACAAAATGACTATAGCGTCCTTTATAGGTAAATAGATATGTGTAGACAGGCGTATATTTTGAAACCATTTGCAAGAAACGAAAATATTCAAAGCCAATTAAACCATCGCCATATAATTGACCAAAAGGTATTAAAGATTGAGGATATTCCAgagatttattttggaaataaaatgaCCGTAAAGCTGCACTGACTTCTAAAGATTTTGGCGTTTCACGTTCATAGAGAAAATATATAGGCGAGTATTTggcaaaattttcattaaaatttcgaCGCTCTGTTTCATTGCGTAAAGTGTCtttaataatgatattaatatGACCATATAGTTATTAAAAAGAACTCATTTCTACTTACAGTAACCGATATAATAAAATTCGTATTCTGTAGTGCCGATTATTAGTGGAACTTTAGAAATATTGCCCTTGGCCATTGTAGTATAAGGATCCTCAATTAGGTAACGTTCCTGGTTTCCACCACAATCATTTTCTATTACTGGCTTCCAATTTAAGACGGGATTCCATCCAAACTCAAACATGGCACTTGAAGTGTTGACAAAGTCCATCATGGGTTtctgtaaaagtttttatatcaacaatttttgtaattgtaactTCTAATAAACTAACTTACGGCTTTTAAACATTTCACCATATCCTTAATTGGTTTTACTGGACAATTTAAAAGTACTGCCTGCTTTTCTGCCAAATCTAATTGATCTGATGTGTATTTAAATTGTCCCAGTGGGGAAGCACTCATCATAATACCTCGATGAAATAAACCCTTTGCCATTGGAGACATCATATGTAAACCAATACTTAAACTACCAGCACTATAGCCCCATAAAGTTACCGAATTAGGATCACCACCAAATTTATCAATATGTTGCTGTATCCAGCGCAAAGCTACAACTTGATCCTTTAAACCCATATTACCGGCAGCCTCTGCAGTTCCTGTAGCTAAAAATCCCAGCGTACCCAATCGATAATTTAAAGTCACTAATACAATATCACGATCCATGAAATTTTCGGGCCCAGCATAACTGCTAATAGCAGCAACTGCATAAAATCCTCCTGGATGCAAATAAACTATAACAGGTTTCCTTGCTTTCGTATCTTTAGTGTAGACATTTAAACGCAAACAATCCTCAGATAGATATGTTAAGTTAACCGTTACTTGTGGACATATAGGACCATCTTTTGTGGCATCATATACTTCAGGTTTCCAAGCTTTTACAGGTTGCGGATTTTGAAACCGCAATTCACCAACAGGAGGTTGAGCATACCGTACACCTCGAAATGCCCAAAATTTATCGCCTGATCGTGACTCCATTTGTGTGCCCTTCATCTCACCTAAGGAAGTATTAACACAAATAGTAGGATTCAATTCGGCATTGCAAATTGTTTGCACACTTAGTGCCACTAATAtgccataaaatattttaaaggcaATAATCATATTAATTTTTACTCCAACAATGGAGAAACTTCAATTAGACTTGACTtgtattaatttgtaatttaactGAAGCTAATTGAAAATCGTATTAAAAATGAACCgctatttatattatttgttgaaaagcaaaaatattataaacaattccACACATACTTACTGATTCATAGAATTACTTTTGGAAAATCCCctttgtttatagtttattaaGGCAGAGCTAGTTAGttcgttattatttaaaaattaaagaaactagCAAATTTGCTTTAGTAAGAGtaattgtacaaaatataaacTAGGGCCATCCTAATGTTTGGTAagatttcttattaattttattattcttgaCTTGACTTTTAATGACATCTGTTATCTTTTTAACAAATCCACCTGTTTTTTTTTGGTCAGTAAAGGggcaagaaatttaattttaatcattttaaaaatataaatcggCAGTAAAGAATTtcaatatgtacgtatgtaagtAATATGAAACTGCTCTCAATCATTCATAAGCTGTTCGTGTTTAGAGATTTTATATCCCCAATACTTCCCCCTGGGGGCACGTTACCTTGGTGATGCCTCCACCTTAGTGTTATTGGAATCCCGGggaata
This genomic window contains:
- the LOC111682626 gene encoding juvenile hormone esterase-like, with amino-acid sequence MIIAFKIFYGILVALSVQTICNAELNPTICVNTSLGEMKGTQMESRSGDKFWAFRGVRYAQPPVGELRFQNPQPVKAWKPEVYDATKDGPICPQVTVNLTYLSEDCLRLNVYTKDTKARKPVIVYLHPGGFYAVAAISSYAGPENFMDRDIVLVTLNYRLGTLGFLATGTAEAAGNMGLKDQVVALRWIQQHIDKFGGDPNSVTLWGYSAGSLSIGLHMMSPMAKGLFHRGIMMSASPLGQFKYTSDQLDLAEKQAVLLNCPVKPIKDMVKCLKAKPMMDFVNTSSAMFEFGWNPVLNWKPVIENDCGGNQERYLIEDPYTTMAKGNISKVPLIIGTTEYEFYYIGYYTLRNETERRNFNENFAKYSPIYFLYERETPKSLEVSAALRSFYFQNKSLEYPQSLIPFGQLYGDGLIGFEYFRFLQMVSKYTPVYTYLFTYKGRYSHFVNPETNQTLGAMHHDELLYLLNAPLFTPQFKKTDPENDTIERLTRFWYEFAKKSDPNNASDEYLKAVKWPLYSEEKKQYLDIGQNLNVKSNGIFPERFQLWNRLFPINEMLVSNNAQCKI